One genomic window of Phycisphaerales bacterium includes the following:
- a CDS encoding redoxin domain-containing protein, whose amino-acid sequence MPPTTELPARSEPIAVGDAAPDFTLLDQESQEWTLSSALEDGDVALCFYPMDFSPVCSTEMQCVNDEFDRWKDKGVQVVGISCDSFFTHKAWADSLGLKQTLVADMHRAVSKGYGFYWPDLNVSSRGTVLVSKGEDGAPVVRWVQKREIKDAMNLDELLTQLA is encoded by the coding sequence ATGCCTCCGACCACCGAGCTGCCCGCCCGTTCCGAGCCCATCGCCGTCGGCGACGCCGCGCCCGACTTCACGCTCCTCGACCAGGAGAGCCAGGAGTGGACGCTCTCGAGCGCCCTCGAAGACGGCGACGTCGCCCTGTGCTTCTATCCGATGGACTTCAGCCCCGTGTGCTCGACCGAGATGCAGTGCGTCAACGACGAGTTCGACCGCTGGAAGGACAAGGGCGTCCAGGTCGTGGGCATCTCGTGCGACAGCTTCTTCACTCACAAGGCCTGGGCCGATTCCCTGGGCCTCAAGCAGACCCTCGTCGCCGACATGCACCGGGCGGTCTCCAAGGGCTATGGCTTCTACTGGCCCGACCTCAACGTCTCCAGCCGCGGCACCGTGCTGGTCTCCAAGGGCGAAGACGGCGCTCCGGTCGTCCGCTGGGTCCAGAAGCGCGAGATCAAGGACGCGATGAACCTCGACGAGCTGCTTACCCAGCTCGCCTGA
- a CDS encoding YggS family pyridoxal phosphate-dependent enzyme, whose translation MAIAGPASTDGDLLHRFASVRDRVERAAAKSGRRAEQVLLVAVTKYAEPDQILQLVQAGHRDFGENRVQQLLQRAPMLEEQASRMRAMGAALGGDPASKHEPIRWHMIGQVQRNKARQVADVCRLIHSVDSLRVAEELQEVGLKRDKPVEILLQVNCSGEAGKAGCPSPAVLHVVEQIHSMIHLRLRGLMTMAPDGERAEDSRPTFGRCRELFEDVQSEGLVGRDFNILSMGMSGDYEVAIEEGSNLVRVGSAIFSEPEGAGEDSSES comes from the coding sequence ATGGCGATCGCAGGACCTGCTTCGACAGACGGCGACCTCCTCCATCGCTTCGCGTCGGTACGCGACCGCGTCGAGCGCGCCGCGGCGAAGTCCGGCAGGCGCGCCGAGCAGGTGCTGCTGGTCGCGGTCACCAAGTACGCAGAGCCCGACCAGATCCTCCAACTCGTCCAGGCCGGCCACCGAGACTTCGGCGAGAATCGCGTACAGCAGTTGCTCCAGCGAGCGCCGATGCTCGAAGAGCAGGCCTCACGCATGCGCGCGATGGGCGCGGCGCTCGGCGGCGATCCCGCCTCGAAGCACGAGCCCATCCGCTGGCACATGATCGGGCAGGTGCAGCGCAACAAGGCCCGGCAAGTTGCCGATGTCTGCCGGCTCATCCACAGCGTTGACAGCCTCCGCGTTGCCGAAGAACTGCAAGAGGTCGGGCTCAAGCGGGACAAGCCGGTCGAAATCCTGCTGCAGGTGAACTGCTCGGGCGAGGCCGGCAAGGCCGGGTGCCCCTCACCGGCCGTGCTGCACGTGGTCGAGCAGATCCACTCGATGATCCATCTCCGGCTCCGGGGGCTGATGACGATGGCGCCCGACGGCGAACGGGCCGAAGACAGCCGCCCCACGTTTGGGAGATGCCGCGAGCTCTTCGAGGACGTGCAGAGCGAAGGCCTGGTCGGTCGCGACTTCAACATCCTGTCGATGGGCATGTCGGGCGACTACGAGGTCGCGATCGAAGAGGGCTCGAACCTCGTCCGCGTCGGCAGCGCCATCTTCAGCGAGCCCGAGGGCGCCGGCGAAGACTCGTCAGAATCCTGA
- a CDS encoding MBL fold metallo-hydrolase, giving the protein MAWLVVLGAVVVGCATRHTPGSAAMDGPYVIVLGTAQDAGSPQVNSPADHPARLDPSKRRFAASLGIVDPATGRRWLIEATPDLREQAWMLSRAEPQAETPIRLDGVFITHAHIGHYTGLMFLGHESMGASGVPTYVASKMANFLSNNGPWDQLVRYENIELRPLDVDAPVDLGSGVRVTAFLVPHRQEYSEVVGFRIDGPNRSVLFLPDIDSWDEWADLGVDVLELVRDVDLAYLDGTFYDDNEIPGRDMSTFPHPRITESMDRLDPLPFEHRGRVRFLHLNHTNPAQWQGTKARREVQRRGFRVTERGEVFGL; this is encoded by the coding sequence ATGGCGTGGCTCGTGGTGCTCGGCGCCGTCGTCGTGGGGTGTGCGACGCGTCACACGCCAGGCTCCGCGGCGATGGACGGGCCCTACGTCATCGTCCTCGGGACGGCCCAGGACGCCGGCTCGCCGCAGGTCAACTCGCCGGCGGACCACCCGGCCCGGCTCGATCCCTCGAAGCGGCGGTTCGCGGCGTCGCTGGGCATCGTCGATCCCGCGACCGGGCGGCGGTGGCTCATCGAGGCGACGCCGGATCTACGCGAGCAGGCGTGGATGCTCAGCCGCGCGGAGCCGCAGGCCGAGACGCCGATCCGGCTCGATGGCGTGTTCATCACGCACGCGCACATCGGACACTACACGGGTTTGATGTTCCTTGGCCACGAGTCGATGGGCGCATCGGGCGTGCCGACGTACGTGGCCTCGAAGATGGCGAACTTCCTGTCAAACAACGGCCCCTGGGATCAACTCGTTCGGTACGAGAACATCGAACTGCGTCCCCTGGACGTCGACGCGCCCGTCGACTTGGGCAGCGGCGTGCGCGTGACGGCGTTCCTCGTGCCGCACCGTCAGGAGTACAGCGAGGTCGTCGGGTTTCGCATCGACGGCCCGAACCGTTCGGTCTTGTTCCTGCCGGACATCGACTCGTGGGACGAGTGGGCGGACCTGGGCGTCGACGTGCTCGAGCTCGTACGCGACGTCGATCTCGCCTACCTCGATGGGACCTTCTACGACGACAACGAGATCCCCGGCCGCGACATGAGCACGTTCCCGCATCCGCGCATCACCGAGTCGATGGATCGCCTCGATCCCCTGCCCTTCGAGCACCGCGGGCGCGTGCGATTCCTCCACCTGAACCACACGAACCCGGCGCAGTGGCAAGGAACGAAGGCCCGCAGAGAGGTCCAGCGGCGGGGCTTCCGGGTGACCGAGCGGGGCGAGGTGTTCGGGCTGTAG